One genomic window of Haloferax mediterranei ATCC 33500 includes the following:
- a CDS encoding autotransporter outer membrane beta-barrel domain-containing protein: protein MDTTYSSGGEGYHSTGVGSSDVLFDRSDAKVGGSSTIDATYVGSSHKASDIETGFVDLDLTNASATITWQGSDDGSTWSNITSTTISASANETTDLSTTSYSQYRVRVDATDTGSDASATIYEEGVLFNASTPATVGGTAIPADDSTIRFSNTTLSIDVTDADFATTQGDSVTAEFFVDGTSVGSDTLTSNGTVSVATTGLAEGDHSWHVEVEDSYGETSSSSTRTFEVDHFEPVVNNSSLTPEDGSQLTSQTVNLSAEVTDSDFQFDGDSLTVEFVVDGSVVGTDTLSSNGTATYTYDAGSGSFDWNVQVSDQYGTGVDTVSATQSVASPSTVYIRNVSSGSLITETASVEARLFSGEEIFSKNATNGTIDLTGVSPGQGYILQLRVDDYVLRTIAVRSIYEQQTAYLLPENESTVYNEFHLADNTNEFDTSETVLYVERPIDKNGTLEWRTVTGDYFGSDGVFKTTLEKDQRYQLTIENNDGDRRELGSYIAAANTSATLTVGEIVWKSPSGDTYQWDAYIDKEDDPHVFKFVYSDPEDQTTALNVTVFERGNESNVLLQTNQTGSISSFQRSEPLSTAESQTQWIVNFTATRNGSVRPVQEPISGVSGVNIPVDQRWATLGGYLLVIGIGALFPSTMARAGAVTVVAVATGLSWLGLVPIPIEVIGLGGAIALLGVVAEFNSRY from the coding sequence GTGGACACAACGTATAGTTCGGGTGGTGAGGGCTATCACTCGACGGGAGTCGGTTCTTCGGATGTTCTCTTCGACCGTTCAGACGCAAAAGTCGGTGGGTCGTCAACCATTGACGCGACCTACGTGGGAAGTTCCCACAAGGCCTCGGACATCGAGACCGGGTTCGTCGATCTGGACCTCACCAATGCCTCGGCAACTATCACGTGGCAAGGGTCGGACGACGGGTCGACGTGGTCGAACATCACGTCGACAACTATCTCGGCGTCAGCCAACGAGACAACCGACCTCTCAACGACCTCGTACTCGCAGTACCGCGTTCGCGTCGACGCAACTGATACGGGAAGCGACGCATCAGCAACCATCTACGAGGAAGGGGTCTTGTTCAATGCCTCGACGCCAGCCACCGTAGGCGGGACCGCGATACCTGCAGATGACTCAACGATCCGTTTCAGCAACACTACCCTTTCAATCGACGTCACCGACGCCGACTTCGCGACAACACAGGGTGACTCAGTTACTGCCGAGTTCTTTGTCGACGGTACGAGTGTCGGCTCCGACACACTCACCTCGAACGGTACGGTGTCGGTGGCTACGACGGGCCTCGCAGAGGGTGACCACTCGTGGCACGTCGAGGTTGAGGACAGTTACGGTGAAACCTCTTCGAGTTCGACGAGAACCTTCGAGGTTGACCACTTCGAACCGGTCGTCAACAACTCGTCGCTTACCCCCGAAGACGGGTCCCAACTGACGTCACAAACGGTCAATCTCTCAGCAGAAGTCACTGACAGCGACTTCCAATTTGATGGGGATTCCCTCACTGTTGAGTTCGTCGTTGACGGGAGTGTCGTCGGCACAGACACCCTCTCCAGCAATGGGACTGCAACCTACACGTACGACGCTGGGTCTGGGTCGTTCGACTGGAACGTCCAGGTCAGCGACCAGTACGGAACTGGTGTCGACACGGTATCGGCAACCCAATCAGTCGCCTCTCCTTCGACCGTCTACATCCGAAACGTCTCCTCTGGTAGCCTCATCACCGAGACTGCATCTGTCGAGGCACGCCTCTTCTCAGGTGAAGAGATCTTCTCTAAGAACGCCACCAACGGTACAATAGATCTGACTGGTGTTTCCCCCGGGCAGGGCTACATCCTCCAGCTTCGCGTCGACGACTATGTCCTCCGGACCATCGCAGTCCGCTCGATCTATGAACAACAGACTGCGTATCTCCTCCCAGAGAACGAATCGACCGTCTACAACGAGTTCCACCTCGCCGACAACACCAACGAGTTCGATACCAGCGAGACGGTCCTCTACGTCGAGCGACCCATCGACAAGAACGGTACACTTGAGTGGCGGACAGTCACGGGCGACTACTTCGGTAGTGACGGGGTATTCAAAACGACGCTCGAAAAGGACCAGCGCTACCAGCTGACCATCGAAAACAACGACGGTGACCGGCGTGAACTCGGGAGTTACATCGCAGCCGCGAACACCTCTGCGACGCTCACTGTCGGCGAAATCGTCTGGAAGAGTCCCAGCGGAGACACCTACCAGTGGGACGCGTACATCGACAAAGAGGACGACCCTCACGTTTTCAAATTCGTTTACTCAGACCCAGAAGACCAGACAACTGCGCTCAATGTGACTGTCTTCGAGCGTGGGAACGAGAGTAACGTCCTCTTGCAGACTAACCAAACAGGTTCTATCTCGTCGTTCCAACGGAGTGAACCACTTTCTACGGCAGAGAGTCAGACTCAGTGGATCGTCAACTTCACCGCCACACGAAACGGCTCAGTTCGACCCGTTCAAGAACCAATCTCGGGAGTGTCTGGAGTCAACATCCCAGTCGACCAACGATGGGCAACCCTCGGCGGATACCTTCTCGTCATCGGGATTGGTGCCCTCTTCCCCTCGACGATGGCTCGGGCCGGAGCGGTCACCGTCGTTGCCGTCGCTACTGGGCTCTCGTGGCTCGGACTCGTCCCGATTCCTATCGAGGTCATCGGTCTCGGTGGTGCAATCGCACTTCTCGGCGTCGTTGCCGAGTTCAACAGCAGGTACTAA